In Bacillus cytotoxicus NVH 391-98, the following are encoded in one genomic region:
- a CDS encoding LTA synthase family protein, which yields MPTYHSLALANQTVELKGSISSLWKWQDLYYIGDMIIIPFLIYRAGKMNKNRKDMKVSKKAMGVIALSFVVVIFTFTYVINKEDIVDEKKKSEKMGFFSYNVSFPMSKIFPQNNLYDIANGKITNSVIRDVKEIQPLQHLEYEGVAKGKNLIMVQLESVQENVIGLKLNGKSITPNLDQLRDQSLSFPTFFQQTGRGNTIDAEWTVNTSTFPGIHELNSNRFANREVPSLPKLLKKNHYVTNTFHTNHAKFYNRKRVYKALGFDQFYDQQYFGNKEVIGIAASDRVLYTKTVPILKELDKQNKKFYAHIIALSSHHPFKIPSNHKPLVLPKELEGTQFGDYIQAVHYADKEVGFLIEELKREGLWDKSLFVLYGDHHIIDTNALPNHEKKYLPKSQLKNGQIDPYRIPFIIHYPGLEEGKQIETIGSEVDILPTITNLLGIDTGDQVIFGQDLLNYRKNMIPQRFFFPDGTFIAQEYSYIPKEKFETGQAMSLEGEQVPLTPEIKNQFEQTRKLLYLSDQYLENLPKAEG from the coding sequence ATGCCGACGTATCATTCCTTAGCATTAGCAAATCAAACTGTAGAATTAAAGGGAAGCATCTCTTCTCTTTGGAAATGGCAAGATTTATATTACATAGGAGATATGATTATCATACCTTTTTTGATTTACAGGGCAGGGAAAATGAACAAAAATCGAAAGGATATGAAAGTTTCAAAAAAAGCGATGGGCGTGATTGCTCTAAGTTTTGTAGTTGTAATATTTACATTCACCTATGTCATAAATAAAGAAGATATAGTAGATGAGAAAAAAAAATCAGAGAAAATGGGCTTTTTTTCGTATAATGTATCATTTCCAATGAGTAAGATCTTCCCACAAAATAATTTGTATGATATAGCGAATGGTAAAATAACAAATTCTGTTATAAGAGATGTGAAAGAAATACAACCTTTGCAACATCTTGAATATGAGGGCGTTGCTAAGGGGAAAAACTTAATTATGGTTCAACTCGAATCAGTGCAAGAAAATGTAATCGGTTTAAAACTAAATGGGAAATCAATCACTCCGAATCTAGATCAGTTACGTGATCAATCTCTGTCATTTCCAACCTTTTTTCAACAAACAGGAAGAGGAAATACGATAGACGCTGAGTGGACTGTTAATACATCAACGTTTCCAGGAATTCATGAGCTAAATTCAAATCGATTTGCAAATCGTGAAGTTCCAAGCCTTCCTAAACTATTAAAGAAGAATCATTACGTGACGAATACGTTTCATACAAATCATGCAAAATTTTATAACCGAAAACGAGTATATAAAGCATTAGGATTTGATCAATTTTATGACCAACAATATTTTGGAAATAAAGAGGTAATCGGTATAGCAGCCAGTGATAGAGTATTGTATACAAAAACAGTACCGATTTTAAAAGAATTAGATAAACAGAATAAAAAATTCTATGCACATATTATTGCATTAAGTAGTCACCATCCGTTCAAGATACCAAGCAATCATAAACCGCTAGTATTACCAAAAGAATTAGAAGGGACACAATTTGGTGATTATATTCAGGCTGTTCATTATGCAGATAAAGAAGTGGGCTTCTTAATAGAGGAATTAAAACGTGAAGGATTATGGGATAAATCTTTATTTGTCTTATATGGAGATCATCATATTATTGATACAAATGCTCTACCAAATCATGAAAAAAAATATTTGCCAAAATCTCAACTGAAAAATGGGCAAATTGATCCATATCGCATTCCATTCATTATACATTATCCTGGGTTAGAAGAAGGAAAGCAAATTGAGACAATAGGGAGTGAGGTAGATATTTTACCTACCATTACAAATCTATTAGGTATCGATACAGGAGATCAAGTTATATTTGGGCAAGATTTGCTGAATTATAGAAAAAATATGATTCCGCAGAGATTCTTTTTTCCAGATGGAACATTTATTGCTCAGGAGTACAGTTATATTCCAAAAGAAAAATTTGAAACTGGACAAGCAATGAGCTTAGAAGGAGAACAAGTTCCGTTAACTCCAGAGATAAAAAATCAATTCGAACAGACAAGAAAGTTACTATATTTATCAGATCAATATCTTGAGAATTTACCAAAAGCAGAAGGATAA